One window of the Camelina sativa cultivar DH55 chromosome 1, Cs, whole genome shotgun sequence genome contains the following:
- the LOC104760753 gene encoding reticulon-like protein B8, with translation MPEKNIVEDVIDDLVDNFTERVQKNKHTSFFEQEDSVSSHFNRLFGRQEPIHRVLGGGKSADVLLWRNKKISASFLMGATAIWVLFEWINFHFLSLVCYALLLGMIAQFVWCNASGFLNRSQSRVPRLVLPKDFFAEVGVAIGTEVNRGLLFLQDLACKGNMKQFLMAVIGLWVAAMVGSCCNFLTVLYIGFVGAHTMPVLYERYEDEVDGFMDSLIMKFHSHYKKLDSGLLSRFPSGKFGLKKRD, from the exons ATGCCTGAGAAGAACATCGTAGAGGACGTTATCGACGATTTGGTAGATAACTTCACGGAGAGAGTTCAGAAGAACAAACATACTTCTTTCTTCGAACAAGAAGATTCCGTCAGTTCTCATTTCAACCGTTTGTTTGGTCGCCAGGAGCCTATCCATCGTGTCTTAGGCGGTGGCAAAT CTGCTGATGTGTTGTTATGGAGGAACAAGAAGATCTCTGCAAGTTTTCTGATGGGAGCAACTGCAATTTGGGTGCTTTTCGAATGGATCAATTTCCATTTTCTATCTCTCGTGTGCTATGCCCTCTTGCTTGGCATGATTGCTCAATTCGTTTGGTGTAATGCCTCAGGGTTCCTAAACCG CTCACAGTCTAGAGTGCCTCGCCTTGTTCTTCCAAAAGATTTCTTTGCTGAAGTTGGTGTGGCCATTGGAACAGAAGTTAACCgtggtttgttgtttcttcaagACTTGGCTTGTAAAGGGAATATGAAACAGTTCCTCATG GCTGTAATCGGACTATGGGTAGCCGCAATGGTCGGGAGCTGCTGCAATTTCCTAACAGTTTTGTATATCG GGTTTGTTGGGGCACACACAATGCCGGTTCTGTATGAGAGATACGAAGACGAAGTCGATGGTTTCATGGATTCACTGATCATGAAGTTTCATAGTCATTACAAGAAGCTAGATTCTGGTTTGCTCAGTAGATTCCCAAGTGGGAAGTTCGGGTTAAAGAAGCGTGACTAA